In Halapricum desulfuricans, a single window of DNA contains:
- the folP gene encoding dihydropteroate synthase — protein sequence MDFHEAANFCLELRRFPPRRETDATEALLAELGDPHEDLQAVQIAGSNGKGSTARMLESTLREAGLSVGLYTSPHLEDVRERITVDGRKIPKAALVEFVERIEPYVTERAAEGEAPTFFETMTVLALWQFARADVDVAVLEVGIGGRYDATSVVDPVASAVTSVTLEHTDLLGETVEEIARDKAHVAPADAPIVTGATGSAREAIGSVAGEVVTVDESAADTTVAYHGIEGTDGRVELDGDGFHVETRLPLPGAHQARNAGVAATLARQVADVDETTLATGLRNAHWPGRFEVMGREPLVVLDGAHNPGGCERVTETLEAFEYDDLHLVVGAMVGKDHQGIAAALPEPEHVVACQADVDRADDETVIAAAFESEYPEATVETRSDVAGALDIALDAAEESDAVLVSGSLYAVREARTRWTRATIEKRIEDLDDARETLAGAHVTDAGVWRMRGKGVHRAVKTRVQPRQAQYLKEELLSLGGECAISGLNNQDEEPLDVVMMATMAQFKRLVGKLDGQPYGLSPLADRLREHLGIGVEPDRRGYPWEDRTAIMGVLNVTPDSFHDGGEYDAVEDAVARAETMVDNGVDIVDVGGESTRPGAEPVPAEEEIDRVVPVIERIAELDVAVSIDTRKAVVAAAALEAGADILNDVSGLEDPEMRHLAAEHDVPVVVMHSIDTPVDPDREIEYDDVVEDALDQLKERVLLAEKAGLDRAQILVDPGVGFGKTPAEDFELLGRIGEFKALGCPVLVGHSHKSMFGHVGLEADERMAATIAGTALATERGVDVIRVHDVEENVAARDVVAAADDPDAFANE from the coding sequence ATGGACTTCCACGAGGCGGCGAACTTCTGTCTGGAGTTGCGCCGGTTCCCGCCCCGGCGCGAGACCGACGCCACCGAGGCGTTGCTGGCGGAACTGGGCGATCCCCACGAGGACCTGCAGGCGGTCCAGATCGCCGGGTCGAACGGCAAGGGCTCGACGGCCCGGATGCTCGAATCCACGCTCCGGGAGGCGGGACTCTCCGTCGGGTTGTACACTTCGCCCCACCTCGAGGACGTGCGCGAGCGGATCACCGTCGACGGCCGCAAGATCCCCAAAGCCGCGCTCGTCGAGTTCGTCGAGCGGATCGAGCCGTACGTGACCGAACGAGCGGCGGAGGGGGAAGCGCCGACGTTCTTCGAGACGATGACCGTGCTGGCGCTGTGGCAGTTCGCCCGCGCCGACGTCGACGTCGCGGTGCTCGAGGTGGGGATCGGCGGCCGCTACGACGCCACCAGCGTCGTCGATCCGGTCGCCAGCGCCGTCACCAGCGTCACGCTCGAACACACGGACCTGCTGGGCGAGACCGTCGAGGAGATCGCTCGCGACAAGGCCCACGTCGCACCTGCGGACGCGCCGATCGTGACCGGTGCGACCGGCTCCGCCCGCGAGGCGATCGGATCGGTCGCCGGCGAGGTCGTGACCGTCGACGAGAGTGCGGCGGACACGACGGTCGCGTACCACGGTATCGAGGGGACGGACGGCCGGGTCGAACTCGACGGCGACGGCTTTCACGTCGAGACGCGGTTGCCGCTACCGGGCGCACACCAGGCCCGCAACGCGGGCGTCGCCGCGACGCTTGCTCGACAGGTCGCTGACGTCGACGAGACGACGCTGGCCACCGGACTGCGAAACGCCCACTGGCCCGGCCGGTTCGAGGTGATGGGCCGGGAACCGCTGGTCGTCCTCGACGGCGCGCACAACCCCGGCGGCTGCGAGCGGGTCACCGAGACGCTCGAGGCGTTCGAGTACGACGACCTGCATCTCGTCGTGGGTGCGATGGTCGGGAAGGACCACCAGGGGATCGCCGCCGCGCTGCCCGAACCCGAACACGTCGTGGCCTGTCAGGCGGACGTCGACCGGGCGGACGACGAGACGGTCATCGCCGCCGCCTTCGAGAGCGAGTACCCCGAGGCGACCGTCGAGACGCGTTCGGACGTGGCGGGCGCGCTGGACATCGCGCTCGACGCCGCGGAAGAGAGCGACGCCGTGCTCGTTTCGGGATCGCTGTACGCTGTCCGGGAAGCGCGCACGCGCTGGACGCGAGCGACGATCGAAAAGCGGATCGAGGACCTCGACGACGCTCGCGAGACGCTCGCGGGCGCACACGTGACCGACGCCGGCGTCTGGCGGATGCGCGGGAAGGGCGTCCACCGCGCCGTCAAGACGCGCGTCCAGCCCCGACAGGCCCAGTATCTCAAGGAGGAACTGCTCTCGCTGGGCGGGGAGTGTGCGATCTCGGGGCTGAACAATCAGGACGAGGAACCGCTTGACGTGGTCATGATGGCGACGATGGCGCAGTTCAAGCGCCTGGTCGGGAAGCTCGACGGTCAGCCGTACGGTCTCTCCCCGCTTGCGGATCGGCTGCGCGAACACCTCGGGATCGGCGTCGAACCCGATCGGCGGGGCTATCCCTGGGAGGACCGGACCGCGATCATGGGTGTTCTGAACGTCACGCCGGACTCGTTCCACGACGGCGGGGAGTACGACGCCGTCGAGGACGCCGTCGCCAGAGCCGAAACGATGGTCGACAACGGCGTCGACATCGTCGACGTCGGCGGGGAGTCGACCCGGCCCGGTGCGGAGCCGGTCCCGGCCGAGGAGGAGATCGATCGCGTCGTCCCGGTGATCGAGCGGATCGCCGAACTGGACGTGGCCGTCTCGATCGACACGCGCAAGGCCGTAGTCGCAGCGGCCGCACTGGAGGCGGGCGCGGATATCCTCAACGACGTCTCGGGGCTGGAAGACCCGGAGATGCGCCATCTCGCCGCCGAGCACGACGTACCGGTGGTCGTGATGCACAGCATCGACACGCCGGTCGATCCCGACCGGGAGATCGAGTACGACGACGTCGTCGAGGACGCCCTCGACCAGCTGAAAGAGCGCGTTTTGCTGGCCGAGAAAGCCGGACTGGACCGGGCACAGATCCTCGTCGATCCCGGGGTGGGCTTCGGGAAGACCCCCGCCGAGGACTTCGAGTTGCTGGGTCGGATCGGCGAGTTCAAAGCGCTGGGCTGTCCGGTGCTGGTCGGGCACTCACACAAATCGATGTTCGGACACGTCGGGCTCGAGGCCGACGAGCGGATGGCCGCGACGATCGCGGGGACGGCACTGGCGACCGAGCGCGGCGTGGACGTGATCCGCGTCCACGACGTCGAGGAGAACGTCGCCGCCCGGGACGTGGTGGCTGCCGCCGACGATCCGGATGCATTTGCGAACGAGTAA
- a CDS encoding ABC transporter permease, with protein MSRFKYLAKRFALSVPVIWLGTSMTWFIIYMGPIDPASRLLSQGQIRNPAAYEAAQTQLGLDQPPLQHYVDWMTSLLTFDLGRTWLLYQGSNVNALILDFLPRTLWLGLWSVLIAVFIGVSMGFYAGMRSNSVSDYVASMGGIVWRAMPNFWLAIMLLTLLSTPAWLFGFDYQQFGVPLDGLTGSPDMSRIGTVDGFLAATKKVLPAALVLGSASMGNEMRIGRTAVLEVKNQNYVDLAKAKGVSDRALVWKHIFRNALVPLVPIVTTEAFLLIGGSVLVETVFGINGIGYLFFEAATSGDLPLVGTLMYIFILMTVGINLFQDLLYTIIDPRVGLEGT; from the coding sequence ATGAGCAGATTCAAATATCTCGCCAAACGGTTCGCACTGAGCGTCCCCGTCATCTGGCTCGGCACCTCGATGACCTGGTTCATCATCTACATGGGGCCGATCGATCCGGCCTCGCGGCTGCTCAGTCAGGGCCAGATTCGCAATCCAGCCGCCTACGAGGCCGCACAGACCCAGCTCGGACTCGACCAGCCGCCGCTGCAACACTACGTCGACTGGATGACGAGTCTGCTCACGTTCGATCTGGGCCGAACCTGGCTGCTCTATCAGGGGTCAAACGTGAACGCGCTCATCCTCGATTTCCTGCCGCGCACGCTGTGGCTGGGGCTGTGGTCGGTGCTCATCGCCGTGTTCATCGGCGTCTCGATGGGCTTTTACGCGGGGATGCGCTCGAACAGCGTCTCCGATTACGTCGCCTCTATGGGCGGGATCGTCTGGCGGGCGATGCCGAACTTCTGGCTGGCGATCATGCTCCTGACGCTTCTGAGCACGCCGGCCTGGCTGTTCGGCTTCGACTACCAGCAGTTCGGCGTCCCGCTCGACGGGCTCACCGGTAGCCCCGACATGTCCCGCATCGGGACTGTCGACGGCTTTCTGGCGGCGACGAAGAAAGTCCTGCCCGCGGCGCTCGTGCTCGGGTCGGCCTCGATGGGCAACGAGATGCGGATCGGCCGGACGGCCGTCCTCGAAGTCAAAAACCAGAACTACGTCGACCTGGCGAAAGCCAAAGGCGTCTCCGACCGCGCGCTCGTCTGGAAGCACATCTTCCGCAACGCGCTGGTCCCGCTCGTCCCAATCGTCACGACCGAGGCCTTCCTGCTCATCGGCGGGAGCGTCCTCGTCGAGACGGTCTTCGGTATCAACGGGATCGGCTACCTGTTCTTCGAGGCGGCCACATCGGGCGACCTGCCGCTGGTCGGCACGCTGATGTACATATTCATACTCATGACTGTTGGAATCAACCTCTTTCAGGACCTGTTGTACACGATCATCGACCCGCGAGTCGGACTGGAGGGGACCTGA
- the hisH gene encoding imidazole glycerol phosphate synthase subunit HisH gives MSNTRATTASIVVVDYGLGNLRSVTRGLERAGADVEISDDLADFEAADGIVLPGVGAFSEGMDNAGPFRETLVELAADGKPLFGICLGMQMLLTTSEEAEHAGEGDVEGLDLIPGANRRFTGDRKIPHMGWNQLSVERDHPLVEGVDGEYAYFVHSYYAEPDDPDAVVTTTDYGTEFASVVANEAGNVFGTQFHPEKSGETGLQILRNFVDYCAER, from the coding sequence ATGAGCAACACGCGAGCGACCACGGCGTCGATCGTGGTGGTCGATTACGGACTGGGGAACCTCCGCAGCGTCACCCGCGGCCTCGAACGCGCCGGCGCAGACGTCGAGATCAGCGACGATCTCGCCGACTTCGAGGCCGCAGACGGGATCGTCCTGCCGGGCGTCGGGGCGTTCTCCGAGGGAATGGACAACGCCGGTCCGTTCCGCGAGACGCTGGTCGAACTCGCGGCGGACGGAAAACCCCTGTTCGGGATCTGTCTCGGCATGCAGATGCTCCTCACGACGAGCGAGGAGGCCGAACACGCCGGCGAGGGCGACGTCGAAGGGCTGGACCTGATCCCGGGGGCGAACCGCCGGTTCACCGGCGATCGCAAGATCCCGCACATGGGCTGGAACCAGCTGTCCGTCGAGCGCGACCATCCCCTCGTCGAAGGTGTCGACGGGGAGTACGCCTACTTCGTGCACTCCTACTACGCCGAGCCGGACGACCCCGACGCCGTCGTGACGACGACCGACTACGGCACCGAGTTCGCGAGCGTCGTCGCTAACGAGGCCGGCAACGTCTTCGGGACGCAGTTCCACCCCGAAAAGAGCGGTGAGACCGGACTGCAGATTCTACGGAACTTCGTCGACTACTGCGCGGAGCGGTGA
- a CDS encoding inositol monophosphatase family protein — MTITDLAREAAEAGATTAVDLFRTDLPVERKAGKTDYVTRADRRTQQRIVSTIRESDPEGMIVGEENDARTDVPQKGRAWVIDPIDGTNNYVRGMRHWATSVAVVEDGEPIAAANVLPAVGDTYVAERDGVRRNGESVSVSGRTDLETFTVAPTVWWDFDRRDEYAAAAEGIVTRFGDLVRLKSVQVALALVAAGSIEGAITNVRPNPWDSIAGVHLVERAGGRVTDIDGEDWHHDSHGLVASNGRDHGAMLAVAREADRLRERKGT, encoded by the coding sequence ATGACGATCACGGACCTCGCTCGCGAGGCCGCCGAAGCCGGAGCGACGACCGCCGTCGACCTGTTCCGGACGGATCTCCCGGTCGAGCGCAAGGCCGGCAAGACCGATTACGTGACCCGGGCCGACCGCCGGACACAGCAGCGGATCGTATCGACGATCCGGGAGTCGGACCCGGAGGGTATGATTGTCGGTGAGGAAAACGACGCCAGAACGGACGTACCCCAAAAGGGGCGAGCCTGGGTGATCGATCCGATCGACGGGACGAACAACTACGTGCGCGGGATGCGTCACTGGGCGACGAGCGTCGCAGTCGTCGAGGACGGCGAACCGATCGCGGCGGCGAACGTGCTGCCGGCGGTCGGCGACACCTACGTCGCCGAACGGGACGGGGTCCGGCGCAACGGCGAGTCGGTCTCCGTCTCGGGACGGACTGACCTGGAGACGTTCACCGTCGCCCCGACAGTGTGGTGGGACTTCGACCGCAGAGACGAGTACGCGGCAGCCGCCGAGGGGATCGTGACCCGGTTCGGCGACCTCGTCCGGCTGAAATCCGTTCAGGTCGCCCTCGCGCTCGTCGCCGCCGGGTCGATCGAAGGGGCGATCACCAACGTCCGGCCGAACCCGTGGGACTCTATCGCGGGCGTGCACCTGGTCGAGCGGGCCGGCGGACGGGTCACCGATATCGACGGCGAGGACTGGCACCACGACAGCCACGGACTGGTCGCCTCGAACGGCCGCGATCACGGGGCGATGCTGGCAGTGGCCCGCGAGGCCGACCGGTTGCGCGAACGGAAAGGAACTTGA
- a CDS encoding WD40/YVTN/BNR-like repeat-containing protein, giving the protein MTDLPSADEWSFPPRPETHHVRWIEPDPHDPGRLYVGIEAGALVRTADGGSSWQDRPENAPRDVHEIATSGAGRQRGRVYVAAGDGYAESADGGDSWRFRQQGLDHHYVWSVAVDPDDPEHVLVSAATSAHRAHDPGGQSYVYRRVGDRWERTMDGLPGPDGLARAVLATGPDDAFHALTNHGLFRSPTGDGWHRLPVDWQQRYRASLPRGLAVV; this is encoded by the coding sequence TTGACGGACCTGCCGTCGGCCGACGAGTGGTCGTTTCCGCCGCGACCGGAGACCCACCACGTCCGGTGGATCGAACCCGATCCCCACGACCCGGGCCGGCTCTACGTCGGGATCGAGGCCGGCGCGCTCGTCCGGACCGCCGACGGCGGGTCGAGCTGGCAGGACCGTCCCGAGAACGCGCCGCGAGACGTCCACGAGATCGCGACCAGCGGAGCGGGCAGACAGCGCGGACGAGTGTACGTCGCGGCCGGAGACGGGTACGCCGAATCAGCCGACGGCGGCGACAGCTGGCGGTTTCGACAGCAGGGGCTGGACCACCACTACGTCTGGAGCGTCGCCGTCGATCCGGACGACCCCGAGCACGTGCTGGTCTCGGCTGCGACCAGCGCCCATCGGGCGCACGACCCCGGCGGGCAGAGTTACGTCTATCGCCGCGTCGGCGACCGCTGGGAGCGAACGATGGACGGACTTCCCGGACCGGACGGGCTCGCGCGGGCGGTACTCGCGACCGGGCCAGACGACGCGTTTCACGCGCTGACCAATCACGGTCTCTTCCGATCGCCCACGGGCGACGGCTGGCACCGCCTGCCGGTCGACTGGCAACAGCGGTATCGGGCGTCGCTCCCGCGGGGACTGGCAGTCGTCTGA
- a CDS encoding metallophosphoesterase family protein translates to MTASGPVLAHLDRPRGPEARVGVVADPHLSTRAEGTSKLFEHTVDHFAAAVEDMRRRDVDAVLSPGDLTKDGEPWNYGAVDDVLADLDVPFLAVPGNHDVPKASDEHETPPLERFARKYGPGELPFHAEVAGLDVFGVNSAGTAERLTESHDGHVEQSQRDWLAEALENAIDPVVLVHHNFPPVSEQLAAHQAIEPEMAVPPTMREPTPLAETLAAGDTALTLTGHYHLPTADHYRGVREIAAPTTCSFPQSYLLLEVSPEGTTVRFVPVADETGLEMAHARRSADSTTARGLTAIAAARVASFPLIDDRQTPRLDCSDR, encoded by the coding sequence ATGACGGCGTCGGGCCCCGTCCTCGCACATCTCGACCGGCCCCGGGGACCCGAAGCGCGTGTCGGCGTCGTCGCCGATCCGCACCTCTCGACCCGGGCGGAGGGGACCTCGAAGCTGTTCGAGCACACCGTCGATCACTTCGCGGCGGCGGTCGAGGACATGCGCCGGCGCGACGTCGACGCGGTCCTGTCGCCGGGCGATCTGACGAAGGACGGCGAACCCTGGAACTACGGGGCCGTCGACGACGTACTCGCGGACCTCGACGTGCCGTTTCTTGCCGTGCCCGGCAACCACGACGTGCCGAAGGCGAGCGACGAACACGAGACACCCCCACTCGAGCGGTTCGCACGAAAGTACGGTCCGGGCGAGCTGCCCTTCCACGCCGAGGTCGCCGGGCTCGACGTCTTCGGCGTGAACAGCGCCGGCACTGCTGAACGCCTCACCGAGAGTCACGACGGCCACGTCGAGCAGTCCCAGCGCGACTGGCTGGCCGAAGCGCTTGAAAACGCCATTGACCCCGTCGTGCTGGTGCATCACAACTTCCCGCCGGTCTCGGAGCAACTGGCGGCCCACCAGGCGATCGAACCGGAGATGGCTGTCCCGCCGACGATGCGCGAACCGACGCCGCTGGCCGAGACGCTCGCGGCGGGTGACACGGCCCTGACCCTGACCGGCCACTACCACCTGCCGACGGCCGATCACTACCGTGGCGTCCGGGAGATCGCCGCGCCGACGACGTGCTCGTTCCCGCAGTCGTATCTCCTGCTCGAGGTCTCGCCCGAGGGAACGACTGTCCGGTTCGTCCCGGTCGCCGACGAGACGGGCCTCGAGATGGCCCACGCCCGCCGGAGCGCGGACTCGACGACCGCCCGCGGCCTCACTGCTATTGCCGCCGCTCGCGTCGCTTCGTTCCCCCTGATCGACGACCGCCAGACTCCGCGCCTCGACTGTTCCGACAGATAG
- a CDS encoding DUF7529 family protein: MAAHSDGGKNAWGRTLSMATEMAESMASDGWDVTTVRAAHATPEPPAAGETDRFGFVYVAPGDVAADVESAIADGSFDAYEVFNRRLSSDLFTITKVTDTDRKIAVLLVGGVDMTHAGGLVTAVRERGEMYSHVQTLDGTRLGSFYHDDPTPFFPGEL; this comes from the coding sequence ATGGCAGCCCATTCTGACGGCGGCAAGAACGCGTGGGGACGGACGCTCTCGATGGCGACCGAGATGGCCGAGTCGATGGCCTCGGACGGCTGGGACGTGACGACTGTGCGGGCGGCACACGCCACACCCGAACCGCCTGCGGCGGGCGAGACCGACCGATTCGGGTTCGTCTACGTCGCTCCGGGCGACGTCGCGGCGGACGTCGAGTCGGCGATTGCCGACGGTTCGTTCGACGCCTACGAGGTCTTCAACCGACGGCTCAGCAGCGACCTGTTCACGATCACGAAGGTGACTGACACCGATCGGAAGATCGCCGTGTTGCTTGTCGGCGGCGTGGACATGACACACGCGGGTGGACTCGTGACGGCTGTCCGCGAGCGCGGCGAGATGTATTCGCACGTCCAGACGCTCGACGGCACTCGCCTCGGGAGCTTCTATCACGACGATCCGACGCCGTTCTTCCCGGGGGAACTATGA
- a CDS encoding ABC transporter substrate-binding protein: MPEKTTRRGFLTAAGGGAAAALAGCSSGPSDDGSTPTETGGAPSYGGDGDTASEQTDTDEKETPAEPGGTLQMMASGSIQTLDPINAKGSGAGYDQYGRSLMEFKDGLYPPEAELATDYTVSDDGLTYTFDLREDVTFHDGSELTAHDIVYSYRRLAGSENSRNRDDIIGETMTIAHEKDPSRTEPTDETTLSDYVPGSLAVEAVDDYTFRFELESPFQYTLFQIAGGAFAVLPENAVGDIEGYDGEYSYNEFFSTENGGPTYAGLGPFEVDSWTKGSQIKLTKFEDYYGDGPLLDGITYTVVGSGQTRLQRFKNGNADVLEGMPTASFNPGNVSIEETSGNRSTGTYTFDDGTEVNYGQIPALTTEYLVFNTLEVPIPVRKAFAYAMNQHEIAQNVYKGVAKPAYHITPPAPYPTFEDGVSSVETYDRHAESGYQSVTDYGADGYPYGYGESLVGEATAVMEDAGYGSEDMYSITATTITGDSGYQSVFTRLQPKLRAAHIDMSIEEAEFGTIISRAISGDMEVFALGDGMEYPGPQNFLRFLYGESPSGQFTRWGAEGSYHDADRRQQALDAWEENYAADDATQATRNRAFQAIEEINWASVQELPTVHPTAQRFWHDHVDVEMYGVMENQTFDDVTLNR, translated from the coding sequence ATGCCCGAGAAAACGACTCGACGCGGGTTCCTGACAGCAGCGGGCGGGGGCGCAGCCGCGGCACTGGCCGGTTGTTCGAGCGGACCATCCGACGACGGATCGACGCCGACCGAGACTGGCGGAGCGCCGTCGTACGGTGGTGACGGCGACACGGCGTCCGAACAGACCGACACCGACGAAAAGGAGACGCCCGCCGAGCCGGGCGGGACGTTGCAGATGATGGCGAGTGGCTCCATCCAGACGCTCGATCCGATCAACGCGAAGGGGTCGGGCGCCGGCTACGACCAGTACGGTCGGTCGCTCATGGAGTTCAAAGACGGGCTGTACCCCCCGGAGGCCGAACTGGCGACCGATTACACCGTTTCCGATGACGGACTGACCTATACCTTCGACCTGCGCGAGGACGTCACGTTCCACGACGGCTCGGAGCTGACCGCACACGATATCGTCTACTCCTACCGTCGGCTGGCCGGCTCGGAGAACTCCCGCAACCGGGACGACATCATCGGCGAGACGATGACGATCGCCCACGAGAAGGATCCATCACGGACGGAACCGACAGACGAGACCACGCTTTCTGATTACGTCCCCGGTTCACTCGCGGTCGAGGCAGTCGACGATTACACGTTCCGGTTCGAACTCGAGAGCCCGTTCCAGTACACGCTCTTCCAGATCGCCGGCGGCGCGTTCGCGGTGCTCCCGGAGAACGCAGTCGGGGACATCGAAGGCTACGACGGGGAGTACAGCTACAACGAGTTTTTCAGCACCGAAAACGGGGGGCCGACATACGCCGGGCTGGGACCGTTCGAGGTCGACTCCTGGACGAAGGGCAGCCAGATCAAGCTCACGAAGTTCGAGGATTACTACGGCGACGGACCGCTGCTCGACGGGATCACTTACACGGTCGTCGGGAGCGGGCAGACGCGCCTCCAGCGGTTCAAAAACGGGAACGCGGACGTCCTCGAGGGGATGCCGACGGCGTCGTTCAACCCCGGTAACGTCTCCATCGAGGAGACGAGCGGGAACCGCTCGACCGGGACCTACACCTTCGACGACGGGACGGAAGTCAACTACGGGCAGATCCCGGCGCTGACGACCGAGTACCTCGTGTTCAATACGCTCGAGGTGCCGATTCCGGTCCGGAAAGCGTTCGCCTACGCGATGAACCAACACGAGATCGCCCAGAACGTCTACAAGGGCGTCGCCAAGCCAGCCTACCACATCACGCCCCCGGCCCCGTATCCGACCTTCGAGGACGGCGTCTCGTCCGTCGAGACCTACGACCGCCACGCCGAATCCGGCTACCAGTCGGTCACCGACTACGGCGCGGACGGCTATCCCTACGGCTACGGGGAGAGCCTCGTCGGCGAGGCGACCGCTGTCATGGAAGACGCGGGGTACGGGTCGGAGGACATGTATTCGATTACGGCGACGACGATTACCGGCGACAGCGGCTACCAGTCCGTGTTCACGCGCCTCCAGCCGAAGTTGCGGGCCGCACACATCGACATGAGCATCGAAGAGGCCGAGTTCGGGACGATCATCAGCCGCGCGATCAGCGGCGACATGGAGGTCTTTGCCCTCGGTGACGGGATGGAATATCCCGGCCCCCAGAACTTCCTGCGGTTCCTCTACGGCGAGAGTCCGAGCGGGCAGTTCACCCGGTGGGGTGCTGAAGGAAGTTACCACGACGCCGACCGCCGCCAGCAGGCACTCGACGCCTGGGAAGAGAACTACGCCGCAGACGACGCGACCCAGGCCACCCGCAACCGTGCCTTCCAGGCGATCGAGGAAATCAACTGGGCGTCTGTTCAGGAGTTGCCGACCGTCCACCCGACGGCCCAGCGCTTCTGGCACGACCACGTCGACGTCGAGATGTACGGCGTCATGGAGAACCAGACCTTCGACGACGTGACGCTGAACCGATAA
- a CDS encoding ABC transporter permease — MAGTTADETESRWSMAVPSDWRVLAWSSAGFLLVAVQAGALAEFVFGFLADALAFVPAVGPLESVLSWSVGAAKTADAAAAEVPTLLSRAVFPNEGYWNGERWVGTFIGFRPGIAWAVRVLAVYAYAFGFAAWAFVGYRLYRRRYRTAQWTPRDDMVDRFRSHGWGKFGLVVVFMFVVMAVFAPTLGPTTVDQNMRNSYTHEIDYWNADTGQVETITVGEANLNTQSRGDNPQTVMPFQTDQYGRYHPFGTLPNGRDLFTFIVAGSRISLLIGLLAVGLSAFLATSLALVAAYYKGRVDLGLVLTSDSVMAMPQLLLLIMLTSVLAGTWIDGIYSGGFLLALIFAFTGWTYMWRSLRGPALQISERQWIDAARSYGQTPRKIMRKHMLPYITGYLLIYGSMTLGGAIISIAGLSYLGLGVSAPTPEWGRAIEIGQEYVNTGSWHISLIPGVLITVVVTGFNALGDGIRDAIDPQSDAADGGVASTGGGA; from the coding sequence ATGGCCGGAACGACCGCGGACGAAACGGAGTCACGGTGGTCGATGGCTGTCCCGTCGGACTGGCGCGTGCTCGCGTGGTCGAGCGCGGGCTTTCTGCTGGTCGCCGTCCAGGCCGGAGCGCTCGCGGAGTTCGTCTTCGGCTTTCTCGCCGACGCGCTGGCGTTCGTTCCCGCCGTCGGGCCGCTTGAGTCGGTGCTGTCGTGGTCAGTCGGCGCGGCGAAGACGGCCGACGCCGCGGCCGCCGAGGTCCCGACGCTGCTCTCGCGGGCGGTGTTCCCCAACGAGGGATACTGGAACGGCGAGCGCTGGGTCGGGACCTTCATCGGGTTCCGGCCGGGGATCGCCTGGGCGGTCCGAGTGCTGGCGGTGTACGCCTACGCCTTCGGGTTCGCCGCGTGGGCCTTCGTCGGCTACCGGCTGTATCGACGCCGCTACCGCACCGCCCAGTGGACGCCGCGCGACGACATGGTCGATCGCTTCCGCTCGCACGGGTGGGGCAAGTTCGGTCTGGTCGTCGTGTTCATGTTCGTCGTGATGGCGGTCTTCGCCCCGACGCTCGGCCCGACAACAGTCGATCAGAACATGCGCAACTCATACACCCACGAAATCGACTACTGGAACGCGGACACGGGGCAGGTCGAGACGATCACCGTCGGGGAAGCGAACCTCAACACGCAGTCTCGCGGTGACAACCCCCAGACGGTCATGCCCTTCCAGACCGACCAGTACGGCCGGTATCACCCCTTCGGGACGCTGCCCAACGGGCGTGACCTGTTTACCTTTATCGTCGCCGGATCGCGTATCTCGCTGCTGATCGGGCTGCTCGCGGTGGGTCTGAGCGCGTTCCTGGCGACGTCGCTGGCACTGGTCGCGGCCTACTACAAGGGCCGTGTCGACCTCGGGCTCGTGTTGACGTCAGATTCGGTGATGGCGATGCCGCAGCTGCTGTTGTTGATCATGCTCACGTCGGTCCTGGCCGGGACGTGGATCGACGGCATCTACAGCGGCGGGTTCCTGCTGGCGCTCATCTTCGCGTTCACCGGCTGGACGTACATGTGGCGGTCGCTGCGCGGTCCCGCCCTACAGATCTCCGAACGGCAGTGGATCGACGCCGCCCGGAGTTACGGTCAGACGCCCCGGAAGATCATGCGCAAGCACATGCTGCCCTACATCACGGGCTACCTGCTGATCTACGGGTCGATGACCCTCGGCGGTGCGATCATCTCGATCGCCGGGCTGTCGTATCTCGGACTGGGCGTCTCGGCCCCGACGCCGGAGTGGGGCCGGGCGATCGAGATCGGCCAGGAGTACGTCAACACCGGCTCCTGGCACATCTCGCTGATCCCCGGCGTCCTCATCACGGTCGTCGTCACTGGCTTCAACGCCCTCGGTGACGGGATCAGAGACGCGATCGATCCGCAGTCCGACGCCGCGGACGGCGGGGTCGCAAGCACCGGAGGTGGCGCATGA